CCTCGCTGGACCCGCGGCTGCGCGAGCGGCTGGCCTTCGCCAGGCAGAAGGTCGACGAGGTCGTACGGATCGGCAGGGCACTGAACGGCGAGGAGGTTATCGCGGGGGAGAGCGTCACGGAGCGGTTCCTCAACCCCCGGGTGCGGGCCAGGCTGGACGCCCTGGGCAAGGGCACCCCGCGCGCCCCGCACGCCGAGCGGCTCGCCGTGCAGAACGCAGACCTGGGCCTGCCGCCGCTGGCCACCACCACCATCGGCTCCTTCCCACAGACCGGCGAGGTGCGCCAGGCCCGCGCCGCCATGCGCTCGGGCGAGATCGACAGGGCCGGGTACGAGCGCAGGATGGAGGCCGAGATCGACCGCGTCATCGCGCTGCAGGAGGACATCGGCCTGGACGTGCTGGTGCACGGCGAGCCCGAGCGCAACGACATGGTCCAGTACTTCGCCGAGATGCTGGAGGGCTACGCCGCCACCGAACACGGCTGGGTGCAGTCGTACGGCAGCCGCTACGTCCGCCCGCCGATCCTGTTCGGCGACGTCTCCCGTCCCGAGCCGATGACGGTGCGCTGGGCCTCCTACGCGCAGTCGCGCACGAAGAAGCCGGTCAAGGGCATGCTGACCGGGCCGGTGACCATGCTGGCCTGGTCCTTCGTCCGCGACGACCAGCCGCTGGGCGAGACCGCCAGGCAGGTGGCGCTCGCCCTGCGCGACGAGACCCACGACCTCGAGGCGGCGGGCATCAGGATCATCCAGGTCGACGAGCCCGCGCTGCGCGAGCTGCTGCCGCTGCGGCGGGCCGACCGCGAGGCCTACCTGGAGTGGGCCGTCGACGCGTTCCGGCTGGCGACCAGCGGGGTGGCCGACAGCACGCAGATCCACACCCACATGTGCTACTCGGAGTTCGGGGAGATCATCGGCGCGATCGGCGACCTGGACGCCGACGTGACCAGCGTCGAGGCGGCCCGCTCCCGGATGGAACTCCTGGACGACCTGCGCGCCTTCGGCTACGCGCGCGGCATCGGGCCCGGCGTGTGGGATATCCACTCGCCCAGGGTGCCCTCGGTCGAGGAGATCGAGACCGCCCTGCGTACGGCCGCGGCCTCGGTGGATCCGGCCCTGCTCTGGGTCAACCCCGACTGCGGCCTGAAGACCCGCGGCTATCCGGAGACGGAGGCCAGCCTCAGGAACATGGTCGAGGCGGCCCTGCGCGTCCGGGCGGAAACGGTCTAACGGTCATCGTGTTCGCGGGGGTGTGACCCGCCCGGGTCACACCCCCGCCTCACCGCCACGCCACGCCTGAGCGGTACGGATGCCCGCCAGGGGAGTCCGCCCCGCGCACACTGGGACTGATCCGTTGGAACAGGTCGGGGCCGTGCCGCGGCCTCTCGCTGATCGGTGTGGAGTGGTTCCCATGAGCTTGTCCAGGCGTGAGATGGTCGCCGGGCTGGGTGCGCTGGCCGTCCCCTCTTCACCGGCCCACCGCTCGCCCGTCGCTCCCGCCGGTGTGACCCCCGAGCGCCTCGCCGGGGACGAGGGCTTCTGGCACGGGGTGGCGCGGGAGTATCGGGTCACCAAGGACTTCGTCAACCTGGAGAACGGCTACTACGGGGTCATGCCCGAGCCGGTGCGCCGCGCCCACCACCGCAACGCCGACCATCTCAACGAGCTGAACTCCTACCTGCTGCGCACCACCTACAAGGACCGGGCCGACCAGGTCAGGCAGCGTATCGCGACCATGCTCGGGGTCTCCGTCAAGGAGATCGCCCTCACCCGGGGTGGCACGGAGGCCCTGCAGCTGCTGATCGCGGGCTACCGGCGGCTGCGTCCCGGCGACTCGGTGATGTACGCCGACCTGGACTACCACAGCATGCAGTACGCCATGAACTGGCTGGCCGACCGGCGCGGCGTCCGGGTGGAGAAGCTGGTCATCCCCGAACCGGCGACCCGTCAGGCCGTGCTGGACGCCTACGCCAGGGCGTTCCTGGAGCACCCGAAGGTCAGGCTGCTGCTGCTCAGCCACATGAACAACCGCACCGGGCTGGTGGTTCCGGTACGGGAGATCGTGGAGATGGCCCGCGAGCGAGGCATCGACGTGATCGTCGACTCCGCCCACTCCTGGGGACACCTGAACTTCACCATGGACGACCTGGGCGCGGACTTCGCCGGGTTCTCCCTGCACAAGTGGATGGGCGTGCCGCTGGGGGCGGGCTTCCTCTACATCCGCGAGAGCCGCCTGGCGGACATCGACACCGCCTTCCGCGACGAGACCTTCCCGCGCGGCGACATCCGCTCGCGGGTGCACGCCGGCACCCTGGACGTCGCCCCCGTCCTGACGACCGGCACCGCCCTGGACTTCCACGACGCCCTCGGCGCCGCCGCCAAGCAGGCGAGGCTGCGCTTCCTGCGCGACCGCTGGGTGGGCCAGGTGCTCGACATCGACAACCTGGAGATCCTCACCCCCGAGGACCCCGCCATGTACGGCACGATCACCGCGTTCCGGATCACCGGCCGTACGTCGGAGGCCGAGAACGTCGCGATCACCACGGACCTGATGAAGCGGTACCGGATCTTCACGGTGCGCCGCGGCGGGCCGGTCGGGGGCGACTGCGTACGGGTGACGCCGGCGCTCTTCACCAGCCGGGACGACGTCGACCTGCTGGCGGTGGCGGTACGGGACATCGCGCGGCGGATGCGCGCCTGAACGAGAGGGTTGCCCGAGCGGACACGTGCCCGGACGAGAGGGGTGTCCGAGCGGACGCGTACCCGAGCGGACGCGTACCCGAGCGGACGCACGCCCGGACGAGAGGGATGTTCCAGCGGGCGCACGTCCGGACGACAGGGGTGTCCGAGCAGGCGCGCGCGCCTGAACGGCGGGGTCCGGAGATCTGACGGGTTCCCGAATCTTCCATGACTCAAATGTTTACTGTTAGGAAAGTTTCTTTTATATTTGAGTCACCCCCCAGCGAAGGAGCAGGACATGCGCAGAACGGTCACCTTCCTCGCGATGGCGATCATCGCCATCGCCTCGACCGTGTTCATCGCCTCACCCGCCAACGCGCACGGCTACATCTCGTCGCCGCCGAGCCGTCAGGCCATGTGTGCCCAGGGCCGGGTCTCCGGCTGCGGCGACATCATCTACGAGCCCCAGAGCGTGGAGGGTCCCAAGGGCCTGCGAAGCTGCCACGCCAACATCGCCCGGTTCTCCCAGCTCAGCAACGAGAGCAAGGGCTGGCCGGCGACGAGCGTCGGCAACTCGGTCACCTTCAACTGGGTGCTGACCGCCCGCCACGCCACCAGCACGTGGGAGTACTACGTCGGTAACACCCGGATCGCGGTCTTCGACGACGGCGGCAGGCAGCCCGGCGCCACCGTCTCGCACAACGTGAACCTGGGTAACAGGACCGGCCGTCTGAAGGTCCTCGCGGTCTGGAACATCGCCGACACCGCCAACGCCTTCTACTCCTGCGTTGACCTGCAGCGCTGACCCGCGACCCGATCTGACAGGCCCGATCCGACCGATTCGATCCGACAGGTCCGACAGATTCGACCCGGTCTGACCGGAGAGGCCTGACCCGGTAGATCCGAACCACCCGAACCACCCGAACCACCCGAACCACCCGAACCACCCGAACCACCCGAACCGCTCCCGCGCCCTCCGCGGCCCGACGGCGTCCCGCGCCGTCTCCGGCCCGGTGGGCGCGGGGGCGGTTTCGTCGTTTCACCACCTTCCCCGGCCGACCTCTTTTTGGACGATTCGGGAGAGGTCACCGGGGGCGACCGCGCCGTCACGGAAAAGGATCTACCTTGAATGGGGGCCGGAATGGCGGACGCGACGTCGTGGACATAGCAGCTCAAACTGTGCAACGTGGCTTTTCGTGTGCGCTTTAATTGCCAGAACCTCGGTGATTCAACTCAAGGTCAATGGGGAACAGATATCGTGCGTCCAGGGTTCCCGGCGCCCGTCGGGGCAGGGGTCGGCACTGCAGAGGTGGTCGGTGGCTCGTCGCACAAAAAGAATCGCCGATGTCGCCGCGGCGATTCTGGTGGTTTTTGGAATTCTGGTCGGACTTCCGGTGCGAATGGTCGAAGAATATCTGCCGGACACGGTCGTCGCGCACAGGATCGAATGGGTTGTTATTTTCGGATTAACCGCCTCCCTTGTCGTCCTGCTGACATGGCTGACGCCGAAAATGATGGAATCGCGCACGCGTGGCGGGCTCCTCCTGGTGCCGGAAAGGCAGGCGGGGTGGGTCAGGAGAACCGAGCTGGACGACGTGGTCTCCACCCTGACGATGAGGGGCTCGGGCACGGTCGGGCTGACCACCGGCCTCGCCGGGGCGGGCGGGTTCGGCAAGACCTCCCTGGCCGTGGAGGCGTGTCACAGCGACGAGGTGCGGAAACGCTTCGGCGGCGGCGTCATATGGGTCACGGTGGGCCGCGACCGCGCCGGTGCCGACATCGCGGCGCTCGCCAACGACGTCACGGAGGCCGTGCTGGGCGTCCGGCCGGAGTTCTCCAGCCCAGAGCAGGCCGGTCACCGGATGGCCGAGGCCCTGGCGGAGCGGGGCCACGTGCTGCTGGTGGTCGACGACGTGTGGAACCCCAAGCAGCTGAGACCCTTCCTGTCCGCGGCCGTGAGGTCCCGGGTGCTGGTGACGACCCGGCTGCCGAGGGCGCTGCCCTCGAAGGCGATCGCGATGATCGTCGACGAGATGGCGCCGCGGGTGGCCGTCCAGCTGCTGAGCCGGGGACTGCCGCCGATGAACCCCGGCGTCGTCAGCGACCTGGTGGGCCTGACGGGGAGGTGGCCGCTGCTGCTCTCCCTCGTGAACGCGCGGCTGCGCGACGAGCACGGCGCGGGGACGAACGCCGACGTCGCCGCCCGCCGGGCGGCCGAGCGGCTCGGCCGGACCGTCCCCGCCGTTCTGGACGTCACCGTCGCCTCCCAGCGGGAGACCGCGGTGCTCGCCGCCGTGGAGCACAGCCTCGAGGCCCTCGGCGCGTTCGACCGCGCCCGCTTCCTGGAACTGGGCGTCTTCCCCGAGGATGTCGAGATACCGGTCGCCGTCGTCGAGCTTCTCTGGCGCGGCACCGCGGGCCTCACCTCCAAGCAGGCCGAACGGCTCTGCGGGAGGCTTCAGGACCTCGAGCTGATCAG
This region of Streptosporangium sp. NBC_01495 genomic DNA includes:
- the metE gene encoding 5-methyltetrahydropteroyltriglutamate--homocysteine S-methyltransferase encodes the protein MSQVTTTILGYPRIGGRRELKRATEDYWAGRADAVGLQETAVGLRERAWRELSEAGLDAVPSNTFSLYDHVLDTIALVGAVPERFAGAADPYFAMARGAEGVAPLEMTKWFDTNYHYLVPELGPDTRFRLDWSKPLAEYAEARRLGVETRPVLVGPLSFLLLAKSTEPGFAPLRLLDGLLETYAELLERMAAAGVAEVQLDEPVLAADRTDEELAALRRAYARLGALSSRPRLLVATYFGEIGPALEILARGPVEAVGLDFVSAPGNLEALAAVGGLPGKTLVAGVVDGRNVWRTDTAKALATCAALLGLSDRLVVSTSCSLLHVPLDLDAEASLDPRLRERLAFARQKVDEVVRIGRALNGEEVIAGESVTERFLNPRVRARLDALGKGTPRAPHAERLAVQNADLGLPPLATTTIGSFPQTGEVRQARAAMRSGEIDRAGYERRMEAEIDRVIALQEDIGLDVLVHGEPERNDMVQYFAEMLEGYAATEHGWVQSYGSRYVRPPILFGDVSRPEPMTVRWASYAQSRTKKPVKGMLTGPVTMLAWSFVRDDQPLGETARQVALALRDETHDLEAAGIRIIQVDEPALRELLPLRRADREAYLEWAVDAFRLATSGVADSTQIHTHMCYSEFGEIIGAIGDLDADVTSVEAARSRMELLDDLRAFGYARGIGPGVWDIHSPRVPSVEEIETALRTAAASVDPALLWVNPDCGLKTRGYPETEASLRNMVEAALRVRAETV
- a CDS encoding aminotransferase class V-fold PLP-dependent enzyme, which translates into the protein MSLSRREMVAGLGALAVPSSPAHRSPVAPAGVTPERLAGDEGFWHGVAREYRVTKDFVNLENGYYGVMPEPVRRAHHRNADHLNELNSYLLRTTYKDRADQVRQRIATMLGVSVKEIALTRGGTEALQLLIAGYRRLRPGDSVMYADLDYHSMQYAMNWLADRRGVRVEKLVIPEPATRQAVLDAYARAFLEHPKVRLLLLSHMNNRTGLVVPVREIVEMARERGIDVIVDSAHSWGHLNFTMDDLGADFAGFSLHKWMGVPLGAGFLYIRESRLADIDTAFRDETFPRGDIRSRVHAGTLDVAPVLTTGTALDFHDALGAAAKQARLRFLRDRWVGQVLDIDNLEILTPEDPAMYGTITAFRITGRTSEAENVAITTDLMKRYRIFTVRRGGPVGGDCVRVTPALFTSRDDVDLLAVAVRDIARRMRA
- a CDS encoding lytic polysaccharide monooxygenase auxiliary activity family 9 protein, whose product is MRRTVTFLAMAIIAIASTVFIASPANAHGYISSPPSRQAMCAQGRVSGCGDIIYEPQSVEGPKGLRSCHANIARFSQLSNESKGWPATSVGNSVTFNWVLTARHATSTWEYYVGNTRIAVFDDGGRQPGATVSHNVNLGNRTGRLKVLAVWNIADTANAFYSCVDLQR